GACTGGTTCTCAAAAACAACGGAGCAGATCCGATATCGATTACGGCCGACGGAAGTTTTTCATTCGGAACCTCCGTCGCAAGCGGGTCGGCATACAGTGTTACGATTCAGCAGAATCCGACTTCTCCAACTCAGTTGTGCACGTTAAGCAATAGCTCGGGAACGATCGGCTCTTCTGCGATCAGCAATGTCGGAGTTGCTTGTAGCGCTCCTCTCTACAACGTAGGAGGAACGATTTCCGGATTGAGCGGAAATATCACTTTGAAAAACAACGGCGCCGACTCTACCGTGATTTCGGCTAACGGAGCTTTTACGATGACGACTCCGATTGCGGATACGACTGGTTACGCAGTTTCGATTTCGAGTCAACCGACAGGACAAACCTGTTATATCGCACAGGCTTCCGGAACGATCTCCGCTGCGGATGTGAACACGATTCTTATCAATTGTGTTAACGGAGTTACGTTAGGCACTTTGGTGAACGGAAATATCTTGGTAAGCAATATTCCTTTAGGACCTTACGTTGAAAATCCCGCCACTGGAAGCGTTGATTGGTTTATGGGAGATCCTGGTGGGGACCCCGATACGATGTTGGACGGATACGGCTTTGCCTCCGGCCCAACTCCTGTGGGAAGACTCTCCAATATGTATCATATCACGACGGACGGAATCAATATCTACGCCGCGGATTTCAATTTGGCAACTCCGACTTTAGGAACCGTTCGAAAAATCAATATCGCAACCCGAATTCTTTCGACGCTACCGATCACGATCGACAGACCGAAAGGAATCACGACGGATGGAATCTATCTGTATATTACGAGTCAGAGTCACTTCATCGTAAAATACAATCTGATCACCAACACGTATTCTACGATCGCTGGTCTTGCGGGAACTTCCGGACCTACGGATGATGTCGGAACTGCGGCGAGATTCAGCGCTCCCAAAGGAATTGCAACGGACGGAACCTATCTCTACGTAGCGGATACGGCGAACAATAAGATTCGGAAGATTAAGATTTCCGACAATACCGTGACGACGATCGCTGGAAGTGGGACGGCGGGATCCTTGGACGGACTTGGAACTGCGGCGAAATTCAATCAACCGACCCATTTGATTTACGACTCCAATTCTCTTTACGTTGCGGATACAAACTCCAACAATATTAAGAAAATTGATCTTTCCGTAAGTCCGGTTACGGTAACTACGATCGCAGGAGATCCTGCGGGAACAGCAGGAAACGTCTTAAATGCGACCGGAACTTCTGCGTTGCTCACAAAACCGTTTTCGATTGCCTTGGATAATAATAACCTCTACGTTTCGGACGGAACTACTTTGATCAAAAAGATTTCAAGGACTGCCCCTTACGCCGTCTCGAATCTTTTAGGCTGTTCTCCGATTCCTCCAACGACTGGAACCACCGTTTCCGGCGGACCCGATGGAGGAACGATCGGAACCTGCCAAGCCGGGGAAGGAAGTTTTTACAATCCAAGAGGAATGGTTACGAACGGAAGAAGTCTCTACGTAGTTGAAATGCATCCTTACATGCGTTTGATTCGAAAGATTGATTGATCCGGATGTCTTCGAGAAAAACCCGGGGCTCTTGCAAAGGAGTTCCGGGTTTTGTTCCTACTTCCCAAAAGTAAAAAGACTCAAAACCCTCTTCCCGACAAAGAATACCATTCTAAAAAATCGCTCGTAACCAAGCTCAAAGTCCGCCCCGACGAGGACACGGAAATTTCTTTTTTGCTTGTACTTTTTGAGCCAAGAACCCAACATCAACGCATGCAGAGTTCGAGTTCTGGAAAAAAGGCCTTCTTGGTCGGAATCACCGGAATGATCGGAGGCGGAAAGAGTACCGCGACAAAAATTTTGGCGGAGTTGGGTGCCTTTACAATCCAAGCCGATCAACTCGCCAAACGTTATACGGCGCCGGACTCTCCCATACTCGAAGAACTGGTCGAACTCTTAGGGTCGGAGATCCTGGATGGCGAAGGAAAACCTGATCGGAAAAAAATCGCCGAACTCGTCTTCCATGATCCTAAAAAACTGGAAGGACTCAATCGATTGATTCATCCGAGGGTTCGTAAAGACTTCTTGAAGATTCTGGAAACGGACGCCTTGGGCAAACTCGTGATCTGGGAAGTCCCTCTTCTTTTTGAAACGGATGCATATACACTCTGCGACGCGACGGTCGCCGTAGATTCGGATCCTGAAGAATCGATTTCGAGAACCGTATCGAGAGACGGGGTAACAAAAGAGGACGTTTTGGCAAGAATTGCGAACCAACTCCCCCTTTTGGAAAAGCTAAAAAGAGCCGATTATACAATTAGAAACAGAGGGAATTTAGAAACACTCAGAGAAGAATGTAAGAATCTCTATGCGACTCTGTTAGGAAGAATGTTATGAAAGAAAAAATATTTTATGTGATCAATCTGGACAATAAGAGAATTCTAATTCTCTCTTTATTTTTACTCGGACTTTTATTTTCGTTTTTTTTCTTAGGAGTTTCAGTCGGAAAAAAACGCGGAGGAAATTCGGGAGAAGAATCCTTAACGTTAAACGACATCAAAAACCAAGAAATACAGAGTGGAATTCCATTCTCAGAGCCGGGTCAAATTCCTACGGAAGGAAACAACGCGGTTGCATCTGCGGAGATTCCACCGGCGACAACAAATTCTCCTTCAAATTCTAAAAAACAAGATTCCGTAACGTTTAAAAACATTCCTCCCGCAACCGAGGTGGTTGAGTTTAAAAAATCGGGAACTACCCCGTCCGCATCCGTAGACAAAGAAAACAAATCCGCACCGGAAACGTTGTCTGTAAAAGAGCCGGAAAGTTCCAAAGAATCTAAAAAAATCAGAAAGAACGTAGAAAAAAAATCAAAAAGAATTTCTAAATCATCTTCAGAAGAAGAATCAAACGGTTTTACTCTTCAAGTCGCGGCGTTTAAAGACAAAGAAAAAGCTGACGAATTAAAAAAATCAATTTCAGGAAAGGATAAAAACGGAAAAGCAACCGTCAAAAGATCAAGAAACGGATATTATACGGTACGTTTTGGCTCCGCATCGTCTAAAAAAGAAGCAGAAGGCCTTTCGAAAATGCTGCCTGCAAAATTGAGATCGGGGGCCATCATAGTCAAGGATTGATTTTTATATTGACCTTCTCCATATAGCCTACGAAATCAGTTTCTAAGTTTCGAATGGATCCAAAGGTGTTAGAGCTAACGCGTAAAGCAGTTGTAAGCGCGACAATAGAAAGGCTTCGCACAACGTATTCTGATCTTCTTATCATAAAAGGATACGATGGGATTCCGAATTTTTTTGAGTACAATTTGTATTCTCCTACCAATAAGGAAGAAAGAGACAACGCCTTAGAAAGCCTTTACGAAAAGTTGAAAACGGTCGCGGGTAAATCCATGACCGACAACATTCATCAGATTATTCTCCTAAATCGCCTAACGGACTCTCTCGACTACGACACCGCTAAAGTGGTGATCGACAATAATTTAATGGAAGACGGTGTAATTTCCAGAGACAATCTTTACGCCGCAATGGGCGAAGCAGATCGTTTTGAAGAAAGAAAACAACAGATTCAGATGGTCGGCAATACCCTTCGTTTTTTCTTTTCTCTTTCCAAACTTCCTATGATCAAACTCGTGATGGCTCCGATCAAGGTTGCCGCGTCTATGGTCGGAGCGACTTCCTTAGTGGAAACTATGGAAGCGGGTTATGATTTATCCAGTAAGATCAAGGATCTCAATCCATTTATCGAAGCATTCGTGGATAGGGAAACCAAACTCATCGGAAAGCTGGAGATCGGAAGTCCGGTCAGCGAACTTCGCGCGTAATTGAAATAAATTTTTTCCAAAAAGTTCTCTCGGATCTTAAACCCGAATCCTTTCTCAAACTCGACAAATCTACTTTCTAAAATTTCTTTCAACAAAAGTTCGGCCGTGATCGTAACCCAAACGGACTTTAAGTCCGTTTTCAAGCTTTTTTCAGAAGAATCCTTCAAGTCGGAACAACTACAGCGCCTCTTCGGTTGTATAACCTTACCCGCAGGTTAGATATGAGGAAGCTGAAACTCAAATCGTCCCGTTATGTTAGAGTTCCTACATGGGATTTTTTTCTTGCAAAATTAGAATTTTGTGATATAGGAAAGTCTCCCGGATTCTTTCCGCCACCCACCCCGCCACCCAAGATCAGGGCGGGGCGCGCGACTTTTACAAAAAAATCGTCGTAGTTCCGACAAGTTCAAATACCTTGAGGGAACGTTATGCTTCCCTTGTGACGGAAAAAATCGAATGATAAAAATCTAATTTAGAAGAGAGATCTTTTTTTGAGTTCTTTTTGAAAAGCGTCCGTGTAGGAAGCTTTTCCTAAAAGATTGAGATGAGAAGCGTCAAAAAAGAATTCCGACTTTGTCTCAAAGGAACTCGGATTCAGACGAAGATAAATGGAATTGGAATCTTCAGCGATCCTCGAAAGTTCTTTTCGGACTGCGTCGTACTTTTGATCTTCTTCCTCCGAGAAAAGGTAATTCGGAGTTTCCAGAAGAATCACCTTTACTCCATTCTCCCGAGAGAATTTTAGAATTTCATAAAGTTCTTTTACAAGATCGGCTTCGATTTTAGGTGAAAGATTTTCGTATTGTTTTTTCCAAACCTGAATTCTTTCGTCGTTTTCCTTTTCGTTTGCACTCAACTTCCAAACAAAAATCGAAGAAAGATATTTATCATAGAGTTTTGAAAAAATAAAATGAGAAAAAGAATTCAGAGAATACGCCTGAGAAATCCGAAACATCCAGTATTCAAATTTAGATTCTTCGGGAACCTTTTGATCCAAGAAGTTTACGAATAAACCTTTGTGATAATATCCCTTCACGGATTTATAAGCGGAATCCGGATAACGTTCCTTGTGAAAGACAAACTTATCGGTTTCCAAAACGAGAAGAGAAGGTTTTTGCTTTTGATTCTTCTTTAAATATTCACGAACGATTTCTTTTCGAAGCGTCAAATTGGCTCCGGGAATATTCAAAAGTGTAACGTGCTTTCCGGATTCTTGAGTCAAAACCGCAGGATCCAAATCCCAGAGAATATGACTCGAACCGACGATCAAAACGTTCGAAGGTTTGAAATTCTTATACATCGAAAACATCTTATCGTATTGAGGGAAAAATAAAGAATACGATATTCTATCAAATACAAAGACGGAGACAAAGAGTGTAAGAAACAAGCCCGCATAACGCAGAATTTTAGAACTGGAAGTAGATGAAGCTGGATCCATAGAACACTCCTCCCGTAAAGATCAACGCGACGAACAAACCCGCAACCGCCCAGTCCCCGTATTTTTTCCAACCCTCTTTGTTTTTTTCCCAGAAAGGAAAGATCCCTTCTAAAATTAAAAAGAGAAAGATCGCAAAAACTCCGGCCTTTTTTTGAAACTCCACGATGAGGTCCAAAGATTCTCCGGAGGAAAAATCCAAAATTCTCGCGAGAATCTGATGCGCGACCCCGACCGAGCTCGCACGAAAATAGACCCAGCTAAAAAGAATACAGTGAAACGTAAAGATGACTCCGAAAATTCGGAACCAATTGTGTTTCGCTTTTTCATTCGTAAAAACTTTTCGGAAGAGAACTTCCAAGGCGAGATAGATTCCGTTCAAAAGCCCCCAGATTACGAAGGTCCAATTGGCTCCGTGCCAGATTCCCGAGAGCGCGAAAACGATTAAGAGATTGCTAATATGCCGGGAAGTAGATACTCGATTCCCGCCTAACGGAATATAAACGTAATCCCGAAACCAAGAAGAAAGAGAAATATGCCAGCGTCCCCAAAACTCGGAGACGCTTGAAGAAAAATAAGGACGATCAAAATTCTTCATCAAATCGATCCCCAGAATCTTTGCGGTTCCGATTGCGATATTGGAATATCCGGCGAAGTCGCAATAAATCTGAAATGCGAAGAAGTAAGTGGCGACCAAAAGATCGGCTCCGGATTTTTCCGAAGGTTGATTGTACATCGCGTCTACGAAAACCGAAAGGCGATCCGCGATAAAGAGCTTCATAAAGAAACCGTAAACTATGTATTTTAATCCGTTTTCTACGTTTTGAAAGATCAGTTTGTGTTCCTGATGAAACTGAGTCATCAGATGATGCGCCCTTTCGATCGGACCGGCGACCAACTGAGGGAAGAACATTACATAAACCCAATAGTATCCGAGATGTCTTTCGGCTTTGATTTTTCCTTGATAGACTTCCACGATATAACCCATGGACTGAAACGTATGAAAAGACAAACCGATCGGAAGGATGATCTCAAGAGGAGATACGGGCATCTCCGAGGAAAAAAGAAATTTATAAAGAACTCCCGTATTGTTTAGCAAAAAGTTGAAGTATTTGAAAAAGATAAGAATCCCTATGTTTGACGAAAGACTCAAAATCAAAAAAGTTCTTCTTTTGGGTCCGGATGCGTTTTCAATCCAGATCGCGAGATAATAATCCAAGACAATCGTAAACGCGAGGATAAGAATGTAGGCCGGTATGAAGGCCATGTAAAAATAACAACTCGCGAGCAGGAGGAGAATCCAACGAAAACGGAATGGAAGGAGAAAATAAGAAACCGCTACGATGGGATAGAATACGAGAAAGTGAATTGAATTAAAGAGCATCTTGTCTTGAGAAATCGTTTTGAGACGAGGGATAAAATTCTTTCCAAAGTTGGAGAAGACTTCAAGTCCTCTTTCGTCTTTTCAATAAAGTAGAATCAGAATTTAGAGAGAAGCCGTAAAAGTAAAGCGGATTCGAGGGAGTTCCTACTTTTCAAAATAAAATCAAACTCAAAGAAACGGAAAGGAATTCTAAAATGGAAAAGTCCCAAAGGGTTTGTTTTGAAAATTCGAGAAGGAATGATTCTTTCAAACAAAACCATTTGAGACTTATTTTTGCGACTTTGTTCAGAGGGCGCTCGCTCCTTCCAGAGAAAGAACGGCAACTCCTCGGAGCGTATCTTT
This is a stretch of genomic DNA from Leptospira tipperaryensis. It encodes these proteins:
- a CDS encoding SPOR domain-containing protein, producing the protein MKEKIFYVINLDNKRILILSLFLLGLLFSFFFLGVSVGKKRGGNSGEESLTLNDIKNQEIQSGIPFSEPGQIPTEGNNAVASAEIPPATTNSPSNSKKQDSVTFKNIPPATEVVEFKKSGTTPSASVDKENKSAPETLSVKEPESSKESKKIRKNVEKKSKRISKSSSEEESNGFTLQVAAFKDKEKADELKKSISGKDKNGKATVKRSRNGYYTVRFGSASSKKEAEGLSKMLPAKLRSGAIIVKD
- the coaE gene encoding dephospho-CoA kinase (Dephospho-CoA kinase (CoaE) performs the final step in coenzyme A biosynthesis.), which gives rise to MQSSSSGKKAFLVGITGMIGGGKSTATKILAELGAFTIQADQLAKRYTAPDSPILEELVELLGSEILDGEGKPDRKKIAELVFHDPKKLEGLNRLIHPRVRKDFLKILETDALGKLVIWEVPLLFETDAYTLCDATVAVDSDPEESISRTVSRDGVTKEDVLARIANQLPLLEKLKRADYTIRNRGNLETLREECKNLYATLLGRML
- a CDS encoding MBOAT family O-acyltransferase, whose translation is MLFNSIHFLVFYPIVAVSYFLLPFRFRWILLLLASCYFYMAFIPAYILILAFTIVLDYYLAIWIENASGPKRRTFLILSLSSNIGILIFFKYFNFLLNNTGVLYKFLFSSEMPVSPLEIILPIGLSFHTFQSMGYIVEVYQGKIKAERHLGYYWVYVMFFPQLVAGPIERAHHLMTQFHQEHKLIFQNVENGLKYIVYGFFMKLFIADRLSVFVDAMYNQPSEKSGADLLVATYFFAFQIYCDFAGYSNIAIGTAKILGIDLMKNFDRPYFSSSVSEFWGRWHISLSSWFRDYVYIPLGGNRVSTSRHISNLLIVFALSGIWHGANWTFVIWGLLNGIYLALEVLFRKVFTNEKAKHNWFRIFGVIFTFHCILFSWVYFRASSVGVAHQILARILDFSSGESLDLIVEFQKKAGVFAIFLFLILEGIFPFWEKNKEGWKKYGDWAVAGLFVALIFTGGVFYGSSFIYFQF
- a CDS encoding FFLEELY motif protein, translated to MDPKVLELTRKAVVSATIERLRTTYSDLLIIKGYDGIPNFFEYNLYSPTNKEERDNALESLYEKLKTVAGKSMTDNIHQIILLNRLTDSLDYDTAKVVIDNNLMEDGVISRDNLYAAMGEADRFEERKQQIQMVGNTLRFFFSLSKLPMIKLVMAPIKVAASMVGATSLVETMEAGYDLSSKIKDLNPFIEAFVDRETKLIGKLEIGSPVSELRA